TCCTTTTGCAAAAACCGGTGGCCTTGCCGATGTTTGTGGGGCATTGCCAAAAGCACTCAGCGCACTAAAAGTTGATGTTAAGGTTGTCCTCCCTCTCTATGGGAGTATCGACCGAAAAAAATACGCTATTCAACTCGTTTCAAACCACTGTGTACATATGGGAAATTGCGAAGAATGGTTTTCACTCCATACAACATCGCGTGATGGTGTTGATTTCTACTTCATTGAGTTTGATAAGTTTTTTGGACGCCATGAGTTGTATAACACAAAACAGGGTGAGTTTAGCGATAACCCCTTTCGTTTTGCTTTCTTTGGAAAGGCTGCATTGCAAGTGGCGCGAGATATAGGTTTTAAGCCAGATATTATCCACTGTAACGACTGGCAAACAGGACTTGTGCCAGCTCATTTGGCCTTCGACAATGACCTATTCTTTGCCGACACACGCTGTATATTCACTATTCACAATATCGGCTATCAAGGAATTTTTCGGCCTCAGGTGTTAGCGTACGCCGGAATACCACTCCACCATTTTCATCAGGGAACCTATGAGTCTTTTGGTGCTATCAATTTTTTGAAAGGCGCCATTATTCTTTCGGATATTGTCACAACCGTCAGCCCAACGTATGCCCGCGAAATTTGTGGTCCTATCGGTTCTGCCGGAATGCATGACATTTTGCGCGCCAAAGGGGATCGGTTGATTGGCATTCTCAATGGCATCGATACCGCGCAATGGTCACCAGCCACCGACACCAGAATTCCGAAAAACTATACCGTTACTTCTTTAGCGGGCAAAGCCGTCAATAAAGCAGAATTGCAACGGCACTTTTTACTGCACGATGATCCCAATATCGCTGTTTTTGGCTTTGTGGGGCGCTTCGCGCAACAAAAAGGGATGGAACTCCTGCGTGATGCCGTAGAGCAGGCGGTCGTTAATATGGCGTGCCAAATTGTGATCGTTGGCTCTGGTGAAACTGAGTTTGAGCGGTTCTTTGGCGAGCTACCGCGTTTTCATCCCGGTAAGATCGGATCACATATTGGGTATAGCGAAGATTTGGCTCATTTAGTAGAGGCGGGAAGTGATTTCTTCTTAATGCCTTCGCTGTATGAGCCCTGCGGCTTGAACCAAATGTACAGTCTGGCATACGGCACCCTTCCCGTTGTCCGCGCCACCGGCGGGCTAGAAGATACGGTGGAAAACTACAATGAAGTTAATGGCACCGGAACCGGTTTTAAATTCAGCAATATCAGTGCTAGCGCGCTGTACAACACGATGGGCTGGGCGGTAAGTACGTTTTATGATCGCCCCGCGCATTATCGTGCAATGCAGCAACAAGCGATGGCACAGGATTTTGGTTGGAAACGCTCGGCCCAGTCGTATTACGATGTTTATCAATCGCTTATCGAAAAAAAGTCGTAACGCTATGCAAACACAAAATCAGACTCCCTTTGACGTGCATATTATCCCGCTCCTGAGTGATAACTACGGTTATCTCCTTGTTTGCAAACGCT
This sequence is a window from Chrysiogenes arsenatis DSM 11915. Protein-coding genes within it:
- the glgA gene encoding glycogen synthase GlgA, which gives rise to MKQLQVLFLASEVDPFAKTGGLADVCGALPKALSALKVDVKVVLPLYGSIDRKKYAIQLVSNHCVHMGNCEEWFSLHTTSRDGVDFYFIEFDKFFGRHELYNTKQGEFSDNPFRFAFFGKAALQVARDIGFKPDIIHCNDWQTGLVPAHLAFDNDLFFADTRCIFTIHNIGYQGIFRPQVLAYAGIPLHHFHQGTYESFGAINFLKGAIILSDIVTTVSPTYAREICGPIGSAGMHDILRAKGDRLIGILNGIDTAQWSPATDTRIPKNYTVTSLAGKAVNKAELQRHFLLHDDPNIAVFGFVGRFAQQKGMELLRDAVEQAVVNMACQIVIVGSGETEFERFFGELPRFHPGKIGSHIGYSEDLAHLVEAGSDFFLMPSLYEPCGLNQMYSLAYGTLPVVRATGGLEDTVENYNEVNGTGTGFKFSNISASALYNTMGWAVSTFYDRPAHYRAMQQQAMAQDFGWKRSAQSYYDVYQSLIEKKS